CTTTTGGCACTCATCGCAGTGATCTTATCGTAAAACATAAGCTAAAAAATATACCGGCGCAGTTTTGTTCCACTGGTGAACAAAAAGCGATGTTGATTACGATAATGTTAGCTCAAGTAATTAGTATTATCAAAATAACCTCTACAGCACCTATATTATTATTAGATGAAGTTTTTGTACATCTAGATTCAATTAGAAAACAATATTTAATTAATTTTTTGATTACAGTTAAGTTACAAATATGGATTACTGCAACTGATTTAGATGGCATTGAGGAGTTGGTGAACTATGCAGAATTAGTAAATTTAGACAGCTTAGCGTCGGTCAGTTAGATGGAGACAATCAAATTTGTCAGGATTCAGTTGTGCGAAACAAATTAAGATATGTGGAGCTTCCTCACCGTAAAATTTAACTGTCACCATCGACTCTAGCTATATATAGCAAAGCCAGTTGGATTATGGTACGTTAATGGAAGAGCGAGGTAGATTACTTTGTTGCGCACAGCTGAGACGCAGCATATTTGACGTACCATAATCCAACTGGAGAAGCTATGCTCGTCAAGCTTCGTCTACTCAACACCTGTAAATGAGTGTCGTTAATAAATTATCTAACTTTTACGCAATGCCAATGACGCTATATATTGAGTTTTGCTAATACACCATTAGCCCATGATGAGATACTGCCAGCGCCCATCATTACTATCAAATCTCCAGGAGCAGCATTATTCTTAATGACATTAGGGATCATATCTGGCGTTGGTAAAAAATGAACATCGTTATGAGATAAGGTCTCTGTCATCTGTTGTACTAAAGTGATCCCAGAAATACCTGTTATCGGTTGTTCGCCTGCAGCATACACGTCTGTAATATATACTTTATCTGCAAAGTCAAAACAGGTGGTAAATTCTTTAAATAAATTTTCTAACCGAGAAAATCGGTGTGGTTGAAAAATAGCGATTACTTTGCCATTTTGCTTGCGTGCTATAGTCCATGCAGTATTAAGGGTTGCTATAACTTCGACTGGATGATGAGCATAATCATCAATAATGCTTGCGCCCAAATATTCTCCTACTTTGGTAAATCTTCTTTTGACACCATGAAAATTCTTAAATCCGTTCTTAATTACCTTAATTCCAAAATCAAGTTCTATGCCGACAGCAATAGCGGCCAGTGAATTTAATACATTATGTCGACCTGGAGTTGGTATAATAATTTGCTCTATTATGGTAGCACCATTAATTTGCGGAAGGTCAATTTTTACGGTAAAGGTAGAAGATGTTATATCTGAGTGAATATCAAAAGCTTTTATATGGGCATCAGTAGAATCAATGCCATAAGTAATAATCTTACGTTCGGTAATAGTATTTACTAATTTCCTAACTACTGGATGATCAATACAAGCAACAGCAAATCCATAAAATGGTAAATTTGTAATAAAACTTCTAAATGCCAGAATTAAGCTGTCAAAATCGTTGTAAAAATCTAGATGTTCGGCATCGATGTTAGTAATTATACCAATAGTAGATGGTAATTGGATAAAAGTTGCATCAGATTCGTCAGCTTCAGCTATGAGGTAATCACCAGAACCAAGATAGGCATTAGTTAATCTATTGTTGATTATTCCACCATTAATTACAGTGGGATATAGTCCAGCAGCCTCAAATAAGCAGGCGACTAATGAGGTGGTGGTAGTTTTACCATGTGATCCGGAAATAGCAACTGAGCATTTAAGGCGCATTAATTCTGCGAGCATTTCAGCACGTTTGATAATAGGAACTCTGCTCGTTAATGCTGCTTGCACTTCCGGGTTATCATATTTAATAGCTGAAGATACTACTACATAGGACACATTAATAATATTAGTGGCAATATGCTCATAAAATATTTTAATGCCATTAGCAGCCAACCTTATAGTGTTATAATTTTCGGCTATATCTGATCCTTGTACTTTATAGCCAAGATTATGCATAATTTCAGCGATTCCACTCATACCAATGCCACCGATGCCTATAAAATGGATAGTATCAAGTGAGCCATTAAGTTTTTTTCGTTCAAGTAGTAACATAAATTCTCTATAAAATAATGTGGGTGTTAAGTAAATATAGCTAGTTGAGGAGCGTATAACCGAAACAATCGAATTAGCTTAATAAACTGAGTCATCCCGAACTTGTTTCGGGATCTCATGATGGTTTCAAGAGATGCTGAAATGAATTCAGTATTACTTCATAAGATTAAAAACGGCATTCCTTAAAATTTAACGAGTATATAGCTAGAGTCAGTTAGGTAGTGACAGTTAAATTTTAAGGTGAGGAAGCTCCGTGTACATTAGTTTGTTTTGCACAACCGAATCCTGACAAATTTGACTGTCACTACCTAACTGACCGACGCTATGCTGACTACGGCAAATGCGATAGCTATAGGATAATCATCTGAAATAGATAAATCAATTTTAAATTTACCAAGATCTTTAATTTTTGTGGAATGGATAGTAGCAAAAGGTTTGCCTAAATTATCATTAAATATTTTAATATTTTTAAACTGTAGACTTTGTCCAATACCACTACCTAGAGCCTTACTAATAGCTTCTTTTGCTGCAAAACGCTTTGCAATAAAAGCCGCATGTTTATTTGGAGATAAACGAGAGACTAAATCTATTTCTGATAAACTCAGAATTCTTGATTTAAAAACTTCACCATATTTTGCTAATAGCTGCTCAATTCGGTAAATTTGTACTATATCTGTACCAATGCCAATAATCATGATTTATATCTTTCTACTTGCGAAACAACCGGTTTACTTTGTAAAATATTAATAATATCCGCAATATGCTGTGCGTCTTGAACTTCTATATCTAAAATAATTTCAAAAAGATTAACTGTGCGATTAGTAATTTTAAAGTTGATAATATTACCTTGTTTTTTTGCAATTTCAGAGCATAGTATTGCCATACTACCTAGTTCATTTAATATGGTAATTTTTAATCTACAAATAAAAGGTATATTTGATTTATCACTATCCCAAGTCAGAGGAATTAATCGTTCTGGAATTGCACTAATATTACTAAGCATACCACAATCTGCAGTATGCACCGTGACCCCATTACCAGTATGAACTACACCAACAATTTTATCACCAAGCAAAGGGCTGCAGCAATTAGCAAGATTAATAGCCATACCTGCTATTAATCCTTGAATTGGTAAGGCAGTATCTTGTAACGCCTGGTTAGTTAATTTTTTACTTTTATTGAATTTTAATAAAGATAAGGTGGAGCTAATTTTACTTTGTTTAGGAGTAACATATTTAATTAACTCTTCACAGCTTATGCTGCCCTCTCCAATAGCATATAACAGATCCTCAACTCCTTGTTTTTTTAAAAATACACATGCTTTGTCTAAGGCACTTGCCTCATCCACTATATTTAAAGAGCTAAATGCTCTATCAACTATTGCTTTGCCTAATTTTATATATTGTTCTTTTTGTTGGCTACGGGTAAATCTTTTTATTTCAGAGTGAGCCTTGCCGGTAATAACAAATTTTTGCCAGCTGGGAGAAGGGGTTTTGTTTTTTGAAACAATAATTTCTACTTGATCACCGTTCTCTAATGTAGAGCGCAAAGGTACGATACAACCATTAATTTTTGCTCCTACACAATGATGTCCAACATCTGAATGTACAGCATAAGCGAAATCGACGCAAGTAGCTCCTTTGGGCAAGGCAATCAGATTACCTTTGGGAGTAAAACAAAATACCTGGTCATAATACATTGCCAGTTTTGTGTTCTGTAAAAAATCCTCTGGATCACCTGCTTGCTCTAGTATAGCCAACAATTCACGTATCCACCGATATTGAGTACCGTCTGCCACATCATGATCATGGTATTGCTGTTTATAGCGCCAATGTGCGGCAACTCCAAGCTCAGCAATATCATGCATATCATCAGTACGAATTTGCACTTCAATTTTTTGTTGTAGTGGTCCGATAATCACTGTATGCAAAGATTTATAACCATTGTTTTTTGGGGTACTAATAAAATCTTGAAAGCTATCTGGAACCATTTGATATTTAGTATGAATTATTCCAAGTGTCTGGTAACAATAGGAAATGGTATCTACTATAATTCTAAAGGCAATAATATCTGATAATTGTTCTAATCCGATATTTTTTTGCTGCATTTTCATCCAAATTGAATAGGGTGTTTTATGCCTACCATGCACGACAGCCTTTATACCAGCGTTTTTTAGAGTATTGGTAAACTCTGCGATAACGTTATCAACAAGATTACCTTCATTGGCTGAGATTTTATGCAGCCGATTTAGAATAGATTCTCTTGCTTCTGGCTGTAATATTCTGAAACAAATATCTTGAAGTTCTACTTTGATTTGCTGGATGCCTATTCTTTCTGCTAGAGGTGCATATATCTCCATTGTTTCTACTGCAATACGCGTGCGTTTTTCTAGAGATTTTATAGAATCTATCGTGCGCATATTGTGCAATCTATCAGCAAGCTTAATCAATAATATTCTGATATCATCGCTCATTGCCAGCAATAATTTGCGGAAGTTTTCTGCCTGACGAATATTATCGGGCATAAACTCAATTTTTGATAATTTGGTTACTCCATCGACAAGTTTACTAATGGTACTACCAAAATGTTGCTCAATTTCACTTAAAGTGAGATCTGTATCTTCAATAGTATCATGCAATAGCCCTGCGATTACCGAATCACTATCAAGGTGCATGTCAGTAATAATTTCTGCAACCTCTAATGGGTGATAATAATATGGTTCGCCTGATTCTCTAGTTTGAGCCCCATGATAACGGATAGCAAAATCGATGGCTTTATTTATTTGGGCTTCGTTACAATTTGGATCGTAGGATTTGACAGCTCTGACAATATCCTCTTGGTTCATTAGACCTCTTGCATAACCTATTTTGGTTGGCATATAGCGTCAGTCAGTTAGGTGGTGACAGTTAAATTTATCAGAATCCGGTTAATTGCTCACGTATTTTAAAGAGTACGCGGAGCTTCCTCACCCTAAAATTTGACTGTCACCACCTAACTGACTCTAGCTATATTATCTGATTTCAAAAATGTTTTTTGATTTTATCAGCACTTTTTCGCAATTAACATGCTCACTCACACCTCAGACAGGCTCTCAAAATCAAATCCAATTTTTGAAATCATTTGAGTACAATTTTGTCGTCAAAACTTGACTCCGGTTCTCATGCAATTCTCGTCTGCATTTTTCCTAAATATTCCTCAACCATTTTTAGGTTATGCAAGAGGTCTATTGCTGAAATTCCTTAATCTTCTATATCTGAAACATCATCACTAAATATCTGTTCTTCGTATCCAGAATCAGCATCTTCAATATAAAAATCTGAATCAGCTACATATTCAAAGTCTTCTGAATTCTCAGCATT
The genomic region above belongs to Candidatus Trichorickettsia mobilis and contains:
- the murC gene encoding UDP-N-acetylmuramate--L-alanine ligase — protein: MLLLERKKLNGSLDTIHFIGIGGIGMSGIAEIMHNLGYKVQGSDIAENYNTIRLAANGIKIFYEHIATNIINVSYVVVSSAIKYDNPEVQAALTSRVPIIKRAEMLAELMRLKCSVAISGSHGKTTTTSLVACLFEAAGLYPTVINGGIINNRLTNAYLGSGDYLIAEADESDATFIQLPSTIGIITNIDAEHLDFYNDFDSLILAFRSFITNLPFYGFAVACIDHPVVRKLVNTITERKIITYGIDSTDAHIKAFDIHSDITSSTFTVKIDLPQINGATIIEQIIIPTPGRHNVLNSLAAIAVGIELDFGIKVIKNGFKNFHGVKRRFTKVGEYLGASIIDDYAHHPVEVIATLNTAWTIARKQNGKVIAIFQPHRFSRLENLFKEFTTCFDFADKVYITDVYAAGEQPITGISGITLVQQMTETLSHNDVHFLPTPDMIPNVIKNNAAPGDLIVMMGAGSISSWANGVLAKLNI
- the acpS gene encoding holo-ACP synthase, which codes for MIIGIGTDIVQIYRIEQLLAKYGEVFKSRILSLSEIDLVSRLSPNKHAAFIAKRFAAKEAISKALGSGIGQSLQFKNIKIFNDNLGKPFATIHSTKIKDLGKFKIDLSISDDYPIAIAFAVVSIASVS
- a CDS encoding bifunctional (p)ppGpp synthetase/guanosine-3',5'-bis(diphosphate) 3'-pyrophosphohydrolase codes for the protein MNQEDIVRAVKSYDPNCNEAQINKAIDFAIRYHGAQTRESGEPYYYHPLEVAEIITDMHLDSDSVIAGLLHDTIEDTDLTLSEIEQHFGSTISKLVDGVTKLSKIEFMPDNIRQAENFRKLLLAMSDDIRILLIKLADRLHNMRTIDSIKSLEKRTRIAVETMEIYAPLAERIGIQQIKVELQDICFRILQPEARESILNRLHKISANEGNLVDNVIAEFTNTLKNAGIKAVVHGRHKTPYSIWMKMQQKNIGLEQLSDIIAFRIIVDTISYCYQTLGIIHTKYQMVPDSFQDFISTPKNNGYKSLHTVIIGPLQQKIEVQIRTDDMHDIAELGVAAHWRYKQQYHDHDVADGTQYRWIRELLAILEQAGDPEDFLQNTKLAMYYDQVFCFTPKGNLIALPKGATCVDFAYAVHSDVGHHCVGAKINGCIVPLRSTLENGDQVEIIVSKNKTPSPSWQKFVITGKAHSEIKRFTRSQQKEQYIKLGKAIVDRAFSSLNIVDEASALDKACVFLKKQGVEDLLYAIGEGSISCEELIKYVTPKQSKISSTLSLLKFNKSKKLTNQALQDTALPIQGLIAGMAINLANCCSPLLGDKIVGVVHTGNGVTVHTADCGMLSNISAIPERLIPLTWDSDKSNIPFICRLKITILNELGSMAILCSEIAKKQGNIINFKITNRTVNLFEIILDIEVQDAQHIADIINILQSKPVVSQVERYKS